One genomic segment of Centroberyx gerrardi isolate f3 chromosome 4, fCenGer3.hap1.cur.20231027, whole genome shotgun sequence includes these proteins:
- the LOC144538554 gene encoding protein phosphatase 1 regulatory subunit 3A-like — protein MEFVGEPRASGACNLLGVPGLSCLDVDDEEGEMVIGIRPKSSPLPRRRSSVSDEDSEPEPPPCGSRRVSFADTKGLRLVRVKEFDTWDLPKLPYDSLEGERKEAEEYCLSPLFSFLLSSEELLIKVQEQKVELEAIELLPGTTIVKGLIRVLNISFNKAVYVRTSLDAWSSHFDLLAEYIPSASDGVTDCFSFKLTLVPPFGEQGARVDFCLRYETPVGTFWANNDNSNYVLFCHQRVKEPKEKSQRENVSRKSCLKAVR, from the coding sequence ATGGAGTTTGTGGGAGAACCGAGAGCCTCTGGGGCTTGTAACCTCTTAGGGGTGCCGGGCCTCAGCTGCTTGGACGTGGACGATGAGGAAGGCGAGATGGTGATCGGCATCAGGCCCAAGTCCTCTCCCCTCCCGCGGAGAAGGAGCTCTGTCTCTGACGAGGACTCGGAGCCCGAACCTCCCCCTTGTGGCTCCAGGAGAGTGTCCTTTGCGGACACCAAGGGTCTCCGCTTGGTGCGAGTCAAGGAGTTTGACACATGGGATTTACCCAAACTGCCGTATGACTCCCTGGAGGGCGAACGTAAAGAAGCTGAGGAATACTGCCTGTCTCCTCTATTCTCCTTTCTCCTGTCTTCTGAAGAGCTGTTAATCAAAGTTCAGGAGCAGAAAGTGGAGCTGGAGGCCATCGAGTTACTTCCCGGGACCACGATAGTGAAAGGTCTGATCCGTGTTCTCAACATCTCTTTCAATAAGGCGGTGTACGTCCGTACCAGTTTGGACGCTTGGTCGAGCCACTTTGACCTACTGGCAGAGTATATCCCCAGTGCCAGTGACGGGGTGACAGACTGTTTCTCATTTAAGCTCACCCTGGTGCCCCCGTTTGGGGAGCAGGGGGCCAGAGTTGACTTCTGTCTGCGGTATGAGACTCCTGTCGGGACGTTCTGGGCCAACAACGACAACAGCAACTACGTGCTGTTCTGCCACCAGAGAGTTAAAGAACCGAAAGAGAaatcacagagagaaaatgtgagcAGGAAAAGCTGTCTCAAGGCTGTCAGGTGA